One Ruficoccus amylovorans genomic window carries:
- a CDS encoding sodium:solute symporter family protein, translating to MNFTTLDWAIILAFLVFLFLIALYAKSLTRSVSDFLAANRCAGRYLLTLADGMAALGAIAIIANFEKFYKAGFGGAWWGMMMAPVAMIIALSGWVVYRYRKSQAMTMAQLFEMRYSRGFRVYAGILAWVSGILNYGVFPGITALFLIHFCGLPENFEFLGFIWQTKPVIMFTMLGIAVCFTLFGGLIAVMVTDFFQSSLLNISFITIFFILIFSLSWENIGAVLKDAPQGMSMLNPFDQHELTDFNVWFFLIFAFKLVYNCLGWQGNQGYNAAAKSPHEAKMARVLGEWRNGITYMLMLFAPICAYVLLNGGGSEELTHSVNATLDAIGDPQTQEQMRVPVLLSAILPVGVLGIFGASILAAAISTDDTQLHSWGSIFIQDVVLPFRKKALSPKSHLRLLRLSVLGVAAFAFLWSLYFPLKDYLLMYFLLTGTIYLGGSGAVIIGGLYWKRGTTQGAWVAMTTGWVIAAAGITLQQSWDHLPALTRLAPEFPLNGAYIAMISYLASIVSYVAVSLLTCRKPFPIREMLRADDSKDEGAKNKQIVTDTRNWLHRMLNFNREYTRGDRAIYYLQITWTMGWLAVFLVGTLWGLITDLSNEAWLKFWKINVYMYAAVASITVVWFVLGGCRDIVVMVRKLKTAPRDDEDDGTVYTHLAESSRVEVAPPPDTGR from the coding sequence ATGAATTTCACCACGCTTGACTGGGCCATCATCCTCGCCTTCCTCGTCTTCCTGTTTCTGATCGCACTGTATGCGAAGTCCCTGACCCGCAGCGTGTCCGACTTTCTGGCCGCCAACCGCTGTGCGGGACGCTACCTGCTCACCCTGGCCGACGGCATGGCCGCACTCGGGGCCATCGCCATCATCGCGAACTTCGAGAAGTTTTACAAGGCGGGCTTCGGCGGCGCCTGGTGGGGAATGATGATGGCTCCCGTCGCCATGATTATCGCACTCTCGGGCTGGGTCGTGTACCGCTACCGCAAGAGCCAGGCCATGACGATGGCGCAGCTTTTTGAAATGCGCTACAGCCGGGGCTTCCGGGTCTACGCAGGCATCCTGGCCTGGGTTTCGGGCATCCTCAACTACGGGGTCTTCCCCGGCATCACGGCGCTGTTTCTGATCCACTTCTGCGGGCTGCCCGAAAACTTCGAGTTTCTCGGGTTCATCTGGCAGACCAAGCCCGTCATCATGTTCACCATGCTGGGTATCGCGGTGTGCTTCACCTTGTTCGGGGGGTTAATCGCCGTCATGGTGACGGACTTTTTCCAGTCGAGCCTGCTCAACATCAGCTTTATCACGATATTCTTCATCCTGATCTTTTCGCTTTCTTGGGAGAACATCGGCGCGGTACTCAAGGACGCGCCGCAGGGCATGTCCATGCTCAATCCGTTCGACCAGCACGAACTGACCGACTTCAACGTGTGGTTCTTCCTGATTTTCGCCTTCAAACTCGTCTACAACTGCCTGGGGTGGCAGGGCAACCAGGGCTATAACGCGGCCGCCAAAAGCCCGCACGAGGCCAAGATGGCTCGCGTACTCGGAGAGTGGCGCAACGGCATCACCTACATGCTGATGCTCTTCGCCCCGATCTGCGCCTACGTGCTGCTCAACGGCGGCGGAAGTGAGGAGCTGACACACAGCGTCAACGCCACCCTGGACGCCATCGGCGACCCGCAGACCCAGGAGCAGATGCGTGTGCCCGTGCTGCTCTCGGCCATCCTGCCGGTAGGCGTCCTCGGCATCTTCGGCGCCTCCATCCTCGCCGCAGCCATTTCCACGGATGACACCCAACTGCACTCCTGGGGTAGCATTTTTATCCAGGATGTCGTGCTGCCCTTCCGCAAAAAGGCACTCAGCCCGAAGAGCCATCTGAGACTGCTGAGGCTCTCGGTGCTCGGGGTGGCCGCCTTCGCCTTTCTCTGGAGCCTATACTTCCCGCTCAAGGACTATCTGCTGATGTATTTCCTGCTCACGGGCACGATCTACCTGGGCGGCTCGGGGGCGGTCATCATCGGGGGACTTTACTGGAAACGCGGCACGACGCAGGGTGCCTGGGTCGCCATGACCACCGGCTGGGTCATCGCCGCGGCAGGCATCACGCTTCAGCAGTCCTGGGATCACCTGCCCGCGTTGACGCGTCTCGCGCCGGAGTTCCCGCTCAACGGGGCGTACATTGCCATGATATCCTACCTCGCCTCGATCGTTTCCTACGTGGCGGTTTCGTTGCTCACCTGCAGGAAGCCGTTTCCGATCCGGGAGATGCTCCGCGCCGACGACAGCAAGGACGAGGGTGCCAAGAACAAGCAAATCGTCACGGACACCCGCAACTGGCTCCACCGGATGCTGAACTTCAACCGTGAGTACACCCGCGGCGACCGTGCCATTTACTACCTGCAAATCACCTGGACCATGGGCTGGTTAGCCGTCTTTCTCGTCGGCACCCTCTGGGGCTTGATCACGGATCTTTCCAACGAGGCCTGGCTGAAGTTCTGGAAAATCAATGTCTACATGTATGCGGCTGTCGCCAGCATCACAGTCGTCTGGTTCGTCCTGGGCGGATGCCGGGACATCGTCGTCATGGTCCGCAAACTCAAAACCGCCCCCCGTGACGACGAAGACGACGGAACGGTTTACACGCACCTGGCCGAGTCCAGCCGCGTAGAAGTCGCCCCCCCGCCCGACACCGGCCGCTGA
- a CDS encoding helix-turn-helix domain-containing protein — protein sequence MRKPLSYPAVNTVSFGFRIGRGRQYPMRTADQHNEIELNHVECGEMLFRRGVETVRLPQGATTVYWAAVPHQVVSVAPGTEISWAVIPLAWFLGWRLSPAFNKRIIGGDILRLDGASSRIRIPSFRDWAEDFSASSELNLAVRLEVESFFRRLAARDQDHGAIRQGPPAEELQSHHVERMIATITARFREPLSVEQIARSANLNPEYAMRLFRKRWGMTLGTFLQHQRVAEARRLLLLSDLPVIDVAFACGFQSLSRFYHAFKKQSGFSPRAYRLRFTVPDLPE from the coding sequence ATGCGAAAGCCATTATCCTATCCTGCGGTCAATACTGTTTCCTTCGGCTTTCGCATCGGCAGGGGGAGGCAATATCCGATGCGGACGGCCGACCAGCACAACGAGATCGAGCTGAACCATGTGGAATGCGGAGAGATGTTGTTTCGCCGGGGCGTGGAGACGGTCAGGCTGCCGCAGGGAGCGACGACGGTTTACTGGGCGGCGGTGCCGCACCAGGTCGTCTCCGTCGCTCCCGGCACGGAAATCTCCTGGGCTGTTATACCGCTGGCCTGGTTCCTCGGCTGGCGGTTGTCCCCTGCTTTCAACAAGCGGATTATCGGGGGGGATATTCTGCGGCTGGATGGGGCCAGTTCGCGCATACGGATCCCGTCTTTTCGGGATTGGGCAGAGGACTTTTCCGCCTCAAGTGAACTTAATCTGGCGGTTCGCCTGGAGGTCGAGTCGTTTTTCCGCCGCTTGGCGGCCAGGGATCAGGACCACGGTGCGATTCGCCAGGGGCCGCCCGCGGAAGAGTTGCAAAGCCACCATGTGGAGCGGATGATCGCGACGATCACCGCGCGTTTCCGCGAGCCGCTTTCGGTGGAGCAAATCGCCCGCAGCGCGAACCTCAATCCGGAGTACGCGATGCGGCTGTTCCGCAAACGCTGGGGCATGACGCTGGGAACCTTCCTGCAACACCAGCGAGTGGCCGAAGCCCGCCGGCTACTGCTGTTGAGCGACCTGCCTGTGATCGACGTGGCCTTTGCCTGCGGCTTTCAGTCCCTGAGCCGGTTCTACCATGCCTTCAAGAAGCAGAGCGGGTTCAGTCCCCGCGCCTACCGCCTTCGGTTCACCGTTCCGGATCTGCCCGAGTAG
- a CDS encoding FGGY-family carbohydrate kinase → MSTLGLDVGTSGCKAVVFSARGEPLAEAARAYAVESPRPGWAELDPQLVGARCLEVIREVASRCTDDPVDALAVSSQGEAFTGVDAKGRPLFNAMVSSDSRALEQVNACEIDGLYETTGHTPYPIFSLFKLLWLRRERPDVWRQVARFLCFEDYVHYCLGVEPAISYSLATRTMLFNVRQACWDAGLLEACGIHEAQLSRPLSSGEVVGVIPKALCRELHLASGAVVVTGGHDQVCAALGCGAVRSGIAALGSGTVECIIASFSHPVMKPALRDNNLCTYAHAMPGLYATLAYNLSGGNVLQWYCRQWLNETPSEPAYERMLAEMPAAPTGLMVLPYFTGSGTPRFDGQTPAAILGLRLGTHRGEILKALLEGLCFELESNLRILDGAGLSVDELRVVGGGAKNRRWLQIKADVFNLPVSVPQVTQAGCLGVALLARAARYHEPLEALAAEWIRPGETLLPCPERVSFYRERATLYGEAYASLCELSKKLF, encoded by the coding sequence ATGAGCACCCTGGGCCTGGATGTCGGCACTAGCGGCTGTAAGGCGGTTGTCTTCAGTGCGCGTGGAGAGCCGTTGGCCGAGGCCGCCCGCGCGTACGCGGTCGAGTCACCCCGTCCGGGCTGGGCGGAGCTGGACCCGCAGTTGGTGGGGGCGCGCTGTCTGGAAGTGATCCGGGAGGTCGCCTCCCGGTGTACGGATGATCCGGTGGATGCGCTGGCGGTCAGCAGTCAGGGGGAAGCGTTTACGGGAGTGGATGCGAAGGGGCGGCCGCTTTTCAACGCAATGGTGTCTTCGGACAGCCGGGCGCTGGAGCAAGTGAACGCCTGCGAGATCGACGGGCTGTATGAAACGACCGGGCACACCCCTTATCCCATTTTCAGCCTCTTCAAACTGCTCTGGCTGCGGCGGGAACGTCCGGATGTCTGGCGCCAAGTGGCCCGTTTCCTATGCTTCGAGGACTACGTGCACTATTGCCTCGGCGTGGAGCCTGCCATCAGCTATTCTCTGGCGACGCGCACGATGCTGTTCAATGTCCGGCAGGCGTGCTGGGATGCCGGGTTGCTGGAGGCTTGCGGCATCCACGAAGCGCAGTTGAGCCGTCCGCTGTCTTCGGGGGAGGTGGTCGGTGTGATCCCCAAGGCACTGTGCCGGGAACTGCACCTGGCCTCCGGGGCCGTCGTCGTCACCGGCGGACACGACCAGGTGTGCGCTGCGCTCGGCTGCGGGGCCGTCCGATCGGGGATCGCGGCCCTTGGCAGCGGGACGGTCGAGTGCATCATTGCGTCCTTTTCCCACCCCGTCATGAAGCCCGCCCTGCGGGACAACAATCTATGCACCTACGCGCACGCCATGCCGGGCCTGTACGCGACGCTGGCCTACAACCTCAGCGGCGGCAACGTCCTTCAGTGGTACTGCCGGCAGTGGCTCAATGAAACGCCGAGTGAACCTGCCTATGAGCGGATGCTGGCCGAGATGCCGGCGGCCCCGACGGGCCTGATGGTGTTGCCTTACTTCACGGGCTCGGGGACGCCGCGCTTTGACGGGCAGACGCCGGCGGCGATTCTCGGCCTTCGCCTGGGAACGCATCGGGGTGAGATTTTAAAGGCCTTGCTGGAGGGGCTGTGCTTTGAGCTGGAAAGCAACCTGCGTATCCTGGACGGCGCGGGGCTGTCCGTCGATGAGCTGCGCGTGGTGGGCGGAGGCGCGAAAAACCGCCGCTGGTTGCAGATCAAGGCCGATGTCTTCAACCTGCCCGTATCGGTTCCGCAGGTGACGCAGGCCGGGTGCCTGGGCGTTGCCCTGCTGGCGCGGGCGGCGCGGTATCATGAGCCGCTTGAGGCACTGGCTGCCGAGTGGATCCGGCCGGGCGAAACCCTGCTGCCGTGTCCCGAGCGCGTGAGCTTTTACCGGGAACGGGCTACCCTTTACGGGGAGGCCTATGCGTCCCTGTGCGAATTATCGAAAAAACTATTCTGA
- a CDS encoding class II fructose-bisphosphate aldolase: MPLITQRDEVLEVFAEAGRNAWVIPAFGVENLTTVEAVLSAARQQGEALGRPDLPVMLAMTNRYPERTQSAYYTHTRQWRLGLELFLADIGVLTGAGSPFGGLRVLLHLDHIQHDLDEELWRGDLSRFSSLMFDASGLPFEENIAATRRFVRERGHEIVIEGACDHIGGDSHLTTQEEAERFCLETGVDWVVPNLGTEHRAGVSALRYARERAREISQSVGRRLVLHGTSSVSPEQLPGLAADGIAKVNLWTALERDTSGHLLREMARRAGKVAGSAAAEEMLEVGLLGPEADTASPAALSYFTTAWRQQLVFERMKRIVKGYLEAWFPA, from the coding sequence ATGCCGCTAATTACTCAACGTGACGAGGTGCTGGAGGTTTTTGCAGAGGCCGGGCGGAACGCCTGGGTCATTCCGGCCTTCGGGGTGGAAAACCTGACCACGGTGGAGGCCGTTCTGAGCGCGGCCCGGCAACAGGGCGAAGCTCTCGGGCGTCCGGACCTTCCGGTTATGCTGGCTATGACCAATCGTTACCCCGAGCGCACGCAAAGCGCCTACTATACGCACACGCGCCAGTGGCGCCTCGGGCTAGAACTTTTTCTGGCCGATATCGGGGTGCTGACCGGGGCGGGTTCTCCGTTCGGTGGCTTGCGTGTGCTCCTGCACCTCGACCATATCCAGCACGACTTGGACGAGGAGTTGTGGCGAGGCGATCTCAGCCGTTTTTCCTCCCTCATGTTCGATGCCTCGGGTCTGCCCTTCGAGGAGAATATCGCGGCGACGCGGCGCTTTGTACGGGAACGCGGGCACGAGATTGTGATCGAAGGGGCCTGCGACCACATCGGCGGAGACAGCCATCTGACCACACAGGAAGAGGCGGAACGCTTCTGCTTGGAAACCGGGGTGGACTGGGTGGTTCCCAATCTGGGGACAGAACACCGGGCCGGCGTTTCGGCCCTGAGATACGCCCGCGAGCGTGCCCGGGAAATCAGCCAAAGTGTGGGGCGGCGTCTGGTTCTGCACGGCACCTCTTCCGTGTCGCCGGAGCAGTTGCCCGGGCTTGCGGCCGACGGTATCGCTAAGGTCAACCTGTGGACAGCGCTCGAGCGCGACACCTCCGGCCACCTGTTGCGCGAGATGGCGCGGCGGGCCGGAAAAGTGGCGGGCAGCGCCGCTGCTGAGGAAATGCTCGAAGTAGGGCTGCTGGGACCGGAGGCGGACACGGCTTCGCCCGCCGCGCTCAGCTACTTCACCACGGCCTGGCGTCAGCAACTGGTTTTCGAGCGGATGAAGCGTATCGTCAAAGGCTACCTGGAGGCCTGGTTCCCGGCATGA
- a CDS encoding D-lyxose/D-mannose family sugar isomerase yields the protein MKRSEINALMRKATIFLREHQFHLPPFAFWTPEHWRSCGEACSDIVEQQLGWDITDFGSGDFAEVGLLLFTLRNGTFDELKKPLGKIYGEKLLIVEPGQITPTHFHTQKMEDIINRGGGNLIIQLWNSTPDAGLDDSPVTVSCDGVRRTLPAGGTLILHPGESVCLTQKLYHKFWGDPEAGTVLVGEVNRVNDDRIDNHFYEKVGRFPEIKEDETPLYLLTQDYPKYFNA from the coding sequence ATGAAACGTTCAGAGATTAACGCGTTAATGCGCAAGGCGACGATTTTCCTGCGTGAGCATCAGTTTCACCTGCCTCCTTTCGCATTCTGGACTCCGGAGCATTGGCGCTCATGCGGCGAAGCATGCTCCGACATTGTGGAGCAGCAGTTGGGCTGGGACATTACAGACTTTGGTTCCGGTGATTTCGCCGAAGTCGGACTTTTGCTCTTCACTTTGCGCAACGGAACCTTCGACGAGTTGAAGAAGCCCCTGGGGAAAATTTATGGCGAGAAGCTCTTGATCGTGGAGCCGGGGCAAATCACGCCGACGCATTTCCACACCCAGAAAATGGAGGATATCATCAACCGTGGCGGCGGGAACCTGATTATCCAGCTGTGGAATTCGACCCCGGACGCAGGGCTGGACGACTCGCCCGTCACCGTGAGTTGTGATGGGGTGCGGCGCACCTTGCCGGCGGGCGGTACGCTGATCCTGCATCCGGGCGAATCAGTCTGCCTGACGCAGAAACTCTATCACAAGTTCTGGGGAGATCCAGAGGCGGGGACAGTGCTTGTGGGTGAAGTCAACCGCGTCAACGACGACCGGATTGACAACCACTTTTACGAAAAGGTCGGGCGCTTCCCCGAGATCAAGGAAGACGAAACGCCACTTTATCTGCTCACGCAGGATTATCCGAAGTACTTCAACGCTTGA
- a CDS encoding sulfatase — MKAVIVMYDSLNRHMLEPYGCTWARTPNFKRLAARSLTFDNSYICSMPCMPARRDLHTGRPNFLHRGWGPLEPYDDSMPEILRERGIHTHLATDHQHYWEDGGANYHPRYTTFDLIRGQEGDPWYAQVSLPPEPQREGRRTDRMALQDVLNRNYTSDAKQYPMNVTFDKGLEFLKRNHATDNWMLQIESFDPHEPFFSLDEFREPYRAHFDSYTGQPFEWPEYREVREPVASVEHLRYEYAALVNGCDQQLGRVLDAFDQYNLWEDTMLIVCTDHGFLLGEHDCWAKCWMPFYNEIARTPFFIWSPRHPEYAGERRQALIQPAIDIPVTLLNYFGSTPTAAMTGQDLSACICDDTPVREHAIFGIFGGHVNITDGDYVYMRGPTSVDNQPLYEYTCTPARMRSRYPVEQLSQTESLAPRFDFDKNCPNLKIPTRCFSGNNTDARQRLPTQLFALGRDPHQLHPMAAPEIESRFCAALAQELILCDAPDEQFQRLGLRSPQPVPA; from the coding sequence ATGAAAGCAGTCATCGTCATGTACGACAGCCTCAACCGGCACATGCTGGAACCCTACGGCTGCACTTGGGCACGCACACCGAACTTTAAACGCCTGGCGGCTCGCAGCCTGACATTTGACAACAGCTACATCTGTTCGATGCCCTGCATGCCCGCGCGTCGGGATCTGCACACGGGTCGTCCCAATTTCCTCCATCGCGGATGGGGTCCGCTGGAGCCCTACGACGACTCCATGCCCGAAATACTGCGTGAGCGTGGCATACACACGCACCTGGCCACTGACCATCAGCACTACTGGGAGGACGGCGGCGCGAACTATCATCCCCGCTACACAACCTTCGACCTGATACGCGGCCAGGAGGGCGACCCCTGGTACGCGCAGGTCAGTCTCCCGCCTGAGCCACAGCGCGAAGGCAGGCGCACTGACCGCATGGCTCTTCAGGATGTCCTGAATCGCAACTACACCTCGGACGCGAAACAGTACCCGATGAATGTCACCTTTGACAAGGGACTTGAATTCCTGAAGCGCAACCACGCCACCGACAACTGGATGCTTCAGATCGAGTCCTTCGACCCGCATGAGCCATTCTTCTCGCTGGACGAGTTCCGGGAGCCCTACCGCGCCCACTTCGACAGCTATACGGGACAGCCTTTTGAATGGCCCGAGTATCGCGAAGTTCGCGAGCCCGTTGCCTCGGTCGAGCACCTCCGCTACGAATACGCCGCCCTCGTCAACGGGTGTGACCAGCAACTGGGCCGTGTCCTGGATGCCTTCGACCAATACAATCTGTGGGAGGACACCATGCTCATCGTTTGCACAGACCATGGCTTTCTCCTGGGCGAGCACGACTGCTGGGCCAAGTGCTGGATGCCCTTTTACAACGAGATCGCGCGCACCCCGTTTTTTATCTGGTCCCCCCGGCACCCCGAGTACGCCGGAGAGCGCCGGCAGGCACTCATCCAACCGGCCATCGATATCCCGGTCACGCTCCTGAACTACTTTGGGAGTACCCCCACTGCGGCCATGACGGGGCAGGATCTCTCCGCCTGCATTTGCGATGATACACCCGTACGCGAGCACGCCATTTTCGGTATATTTGGCGGCCACGTAAACATCACCGACGGCGACTATGTCTACATGCGCGGCCCCACCTCCGTCGATAACCAACCCCTCTATGAGTATACGTGCACCCCGGCGCGGATGCGTAGTCGCTATCCGGTCGAGCAGCTCAGCCAAACGGAATCCTTGGCCCCGCGCTTTGACTTCGATAAAAATTGCCCGAATCTGAAAATCCCCACGCGCTGTTTTTCGGGAAACAACACCGATGCGCGCCAACGGCTGCCGACCCAGCTCTTTGCTCTTGGGAGAGACCCACACCAACTCCATCCAATGGCAGCCCCTGAAATCGAATCCCGGTTCTGCGCGGCTCTGGCCCAAGAGCTCATCCTCTGCGATGCTCCTGACGAACAGTTTCAACGCCTTGGGCTCCGTTCGCCCCAGCCTGTTCCGGCCTGA
- a CDS encoding sulfatase-like hydrolase/transferase, which yields MNSSPSFPPPCGNWIPGLLKLACTVLPVTLAGVACAQPAADSKPNILWLTSEDNEVTWIGCYGNPFAKTPNIDQLAKEGFRYTKAYANAPVCAPSRSGWITGVHALSLGTFPMRSRYEIPHEQIPYYPDQLRKAGYYCANYTKTDYNIAGRLDEDCWDDSKPEGWVPNTPFSQPEWETLKQHQPFFQVVNFLDSHESRAQGDVESTLHSPADTDLPAYHPDLPAIRKNYAKYYDAVERMDDQVGQVLKKLEESGMADDTIVIYNSDHGGVMPRSKRFLYESGLHCPLVIRIPEKYKSLWPADAPGSPVERLVSFIDMPKTWLSLAGADIPPVMQGRVFLGPGEEQPREYHFAYRGRMGERIDNTRAVTDGRYLYIKNYMPAVPNGQHLDYLWRMVATRAWEDYFLAGKADSVTGRFFRPKGDAEELYDLQSDPDNIHNLIGNGACVGEAERMRQALRQWQLDIHDTGLLPESEMVRLSAGHGLTIYEWARDSGAYNLPAYLDAADRALSANPENLSAMVADIDSEDVGLRYWAVSGCLLLGENALPAREQLLEALDDDSHEVRAVAAWALFGLGEQDAAADCLSRLLQEKSYASLSVLNIVDWVGKDAAAVYPQIKALQPSTDDRHLQSISAHILASGGE from the coding sequence ATGAATTCATCTCCCTCCTTTCCCCCCCCCTGTGGAAACTGGATACCCGGCCTGCTCAAGCTCGCTTGCACGGTTCTGCCCGTTACCCTTGCGGGCGTCGCATGTGCCCAGCCAGCGGCTGACTCCAAGCCGAATATTCTGTGGCTGACCAGTGAAGACAACGAAGTGACGTGGATCGGGTGCTACGGTAATCCCTTTGCCAAGACGCCGAACATTGACCAGTTGGCCAAGGAGGGCTTTCGCTACACCAAAGCCTATGCCAACGCGCCGGTCTGCGCGCCCTCGCGCAGCGGATGGATCACGGGGGTCCACGCGCTCTCCCTGGGAACCTTTCCCATGCGCAGTCGTTACGAGATCCCGCACGAGCAGATACCGTATTACCCGGACCAACTGCGTAAGGCCGGTTACTACTGCGCCAACTACACGAAGACGGACTACAACATAGCGGGCCGCCTGGATGAGGATTGCTGGGATGACAGCAAGCCCGAGGGCTGGGTGCCCAATACGCCTTTTTCCCAGCCTGAATGGGAAACCCTCAAGCAACACCAGCCGTTCTTTCAGGTGGTCAACTTCCTCGACTCCCACGAGAGCCGGGCGCAGGGGGACGTCGAGTCCACGCTCCACTCCCCGGCGGACACCGACCTGCCCGCCTACCACCCGGACCTGCCCGCGATCCGGAAAAACTACGCCAAATATTATGACGCGGTCGAGCGAATGGACGATCAGGTCGGTCAGGTCCTGAAAAAGCTCGAAGAGTCCGGGATGGCCGATGACACGATCGTTATTTACAATTCCGACCACGGCGGCGTCATGCCCCGCAGCAAACGCTTCCTCTACGAGTCCGGCCTGCACTGCCCGCTTGTTATCCGCATCCCCGAAAAATACAAGTCGCTCTGGCCCGCTGACGCGCCCGGCTCGCCCGTTGAGCGTTTGGTCAGCTTTATCGATATGCCGAAAACCTGGCTCAGCCTCGCCGGGGCGGACATCCCCCCGGTCATGCAGGGGCGGGTGTTTCTCGGCCCTGGCGAAGAGCAGCCGCGCGAGTATCACTTTGCCTACCGCGGGCGGATGGGCGAGCGCATTGACAATACTCGCGCCGTGACAGACGGGCGCTACCTTTATATCAAAAACTACATGCCCGCCGTCCCCAACGGCCAGCATCTTGACTACCTGTGGAGGATGGTGGCCACCCGCGCCTGGGAAGACTATTTCCTGGCGGGCAAGGCCGATAGCGTGACCGGCCGGTTTTTCCGGCCCAAGGGGGATGCGGAAGAGCTCTACGACCTGCAATCGGACCCGGACAATATTCACAACCTGATCGGCAATGGTGCATGCGTTGGCGAGGCCGAGCGTATGCGGCAGGCGCTGCGCCAGTGGCAACTCGACATCCATGATACGGGTTTGCTGCCTGAGAGCGAGATGGTCCGTCTGTCTGCCGGGCACGGCCTCACGATCTACGAATGGGCCAGGGATTCCGGAGCCTACAATCTGCCCGCTTATCTCGATGCCGCCGACCGCGCCCTGTCGGCAAATCCGGAGAACCTGTCGGCCATGGTGGCGGATATCGACAGCGAGGATGTCGGCCTGCGCTATTGGGCGGTGAGCGGTTGCCTCCTGCTCGGAGAGAACGCACTGCCCGCGCGCGAGCAGTTGCTGGAAGCGCTTGATGACGACTCTCACGAGGTTCGTGCTGTCGCCGCGTGGGCGCTTTTTGGCCTTGGGGAGCAAGACGCCGCTGCGGACTGCCTCTCCCGGCTTTTGCAAGAAAAGTCCTATGCGAGCCTGAGCGTATTGAACATCGTCGACTGGGTTGGCAAGGATGCCGCCGCCGTCTACCCGCAGATCAAGGCCCTGCAGCCGTCCACGGATGATCGCCACCTCCAGTCGATTTCGGCCCACATACTCGCCTCAGGCGGTGAATAG
- a CDS encoding LacI family DNA-binding transcriptional regulator, with protein MKPRTTRKSFPLAESGGYAPYLTLPDGLPTLESVSNDPKQRPTQMDVARIAKVHRSTVSLALKRHPNIASETCDRIKKIAEDIGYLPDPMLTALAAYRHKKHDASFQGTLAWLVNTAPNFQWKKLIYRRFYEAAKDQARTHGYGIETFDLAEKGLSTNRLSQILRSRNIQGILVCPQPDPHMEIDFSWEHFSAITFGFSLKKPRLHTVAPYQYDAAIIVVRKLYAAGHERIGYLSIHDDRMNNHILSGFLSETFIAQKAIKTPPLHPTECHPRGIAKWYKRYRPTALIGPPDIEERIREAGLPVDELVLTCAFLPHSHWDLSGVYEDAEQIGRVAADNLVSMIQQGERGIPETFRITLVKGKWIENRPLTPFGQKPALQSAASPSREAVASI; from the coding sequence ATGAAGCCAAGAACAACCCGTAAGTCGTTCCCCCTTGCAGAGTCGGGGGGGTACGCTCCCTACTTGACGCTTCCGGACGGGCTGCCTACGCTGGAAAGTGTGAGCAACGATCCCAAGCAGCGTCCAACCCAGATGGATGTGGCGCGCATTGCCAAGGTGCACCGCTCGACCGTTTCGCTCGCCCTGAAACGTCACCCCAACATTGCTTCGGAAACCTGCGACCGGATCAAGAAGATAGCCGAAGATATCGGCTACCTGCCGGACCCGATGCTCACCGCTCTGGCGGCCTACCGTCATAAAAAGCATGACGCGTCTTTCCAGGGCACACTGGCCTGGCTCGTAAACACGGCCCCGAACTTCCAGTGGAAGAAGCTCATCTACCGCCGCTTCTACGAGGCGGCTAAAGATCAGGCACGCACCCATGGCTATGGCATTGAGACCTTTGATCTCGCCGAGAAGGGGCTTAGCACCAACCGCCTGAGCCAGATCCTGCGCTCGCGCAATATTCAGGGTATTCTCGTCTGCCCCCAGCCTGACCCGCACATGGAGATCGACTTCAGTTGGGAGCACTTTTCAGCCATCACCTTTGGCTTCAGCCTGAAGAAGCCCCGGCTCCACACGGTCGCTCCCTACCAGTATGACGCGGCGATCATCGTTGTGCGCAAGCTTTATGCCGCCGGGCATGAACGCATTGGGTACTTGAGTATCCACGACGACCGGATGAACAACCACATTCTCTCCGGCTTCCTCTCCGAAACGTTCATCGCCCAGAAAGCCATCAAAACCCCTCCGCTCCATCCCACCGAATGTCACCCCCGGGGGATTGCCAAGTGGTACAAGCGCTACCGGCCAACCGCGCTCATCGGCCCTCCCGACATAGAGGAGCGTATTCGGGAGGCCGGATTGCCCGTCGATGAGCTGGTGCTCACCTGCGCCTTTTTGCCTCACAGCCATTGGGACTTGTCGGGTGTTTACGAAGACGCCGAGCAAATCGGCCGCGTCGCCGCCGACAACCTCGTATCCATGATACAGCAAGGCGAGCGCGGGATCCCGGAGACGTTTCGCATCACGCTCGTCAAGGGCAAGTGGATCGAAAACCGCCCGCTGACACCTTTCGGGCAAAAGCCTGCGCTCCAAAGTGCCGCCAGCCCCTCCCGTGAGGCTGTCGCCAGCATATAG